The following are from one region of the Serinus canaria isolate serCan28SL12 chromosome 8, serCan2020, whole genome shotgun sequence genome:
- the LOC103815174 gene encoding mucin-5AC-like isoform X2, whose product MEGTRRALLCLAAACCLLCALPEGQKTAEALVSLSPFPSTVLTSLQPREASDVSPVTAAIPQTGLEKNLTAATLSATGAHATEVDDAFIPTTPMAGSKAERLQASTTASPGDIAVTHPEHDNMSLSVNSSTEIPSLTLTASTLEENQPSHEATEPFSTTEETDDASSATPTPPLNTGPATTNSSQSGLFDGQTPRPTAARSETKPGTSPVGATEESTVEPRTSSAPISTVRSTSFATASSTVTVTPLVTSSMSASTAAIPTSTPTLAQSLEPRQEKTSVLDVGDDNSELPSLAGKARADPLVITVISVFIVMVGILALVGFLRYRQHNNHMEFRRLQDLPMDDMMEDTPLSLYSY is encoded by the exons ATGGAGGGGACGCGGCGCGCCCTGCTCTGCCTCGCCGCcgcctgctgcctgctctgcgCCCTGCCAG AGGGTCAGAAGACAGCAGAGGCCTTGGTGTCACTGTCGCCTTTTCCTAGCACAGTGCTAACCTCGCTTCAGCCCAGGGAAGCCTCTGACGTCAGTCCAGTGACTGCTGCCATTCCTCAGACAGGCCTGGAGAAAAACCTGACTGCTGCAACACTCAGTGCCACGGGGGCCCACGCTACAGAGGTGGATGATGCCTTCATCCCCACCACCCCCATGGCAGGCTCCAAGGCAGAGAGACTGCAGGCTTCTACCACTGCCAGTCCTGGGGACATCGCAGTTACACATCCTGAGCATGACAACATGAGCTTGTCAgtcaacagcagcactgaaatccCCTCCCTTACCTTGACTGCGAGCACTCTGGAAGAAAACCAGCCCAGCCATGAAGCCACAGAACCTTTCAGCACAACTGAAGAAACAGATGATGCCAGCAGTGCAACCCCCACGCCTCCTCTGAACACTGGGCCGG CAACAACTAACAGCTCTCAGTCAGGGCTTTTTGATGGGCAGACCCCGAGGCCCACAGCAGCAAGGTCTGAAACCAAGCCAGGAACGAGCCCTGTGGGTGCCACAGAGGAGAGCACTGTGGAGCCCAGAACTTCCTCTGCTCCCATCTCCACTGTACGGAGCACGTCCTTCGCTACTGCCTCCAGtacagtgacagtgacaccccTTGTGACCAGCTCCAtgtctgccagcacagctgccatcCCCACCAGCACGCCCACACTGGCACAGTCATTGGAGCCCAGGCAAGAGAAGACTTCTGTGTTGGATGTTGGTGATGATAATTCAG AGCTCCCCAGTTTGGCTGGTAAAGCGAGGGCTGACCCCTTGGTAATCACTGTGATCTCCGTGTTCATTGTCATGGTGGGCATCCTGGCCCTGGTGGGCTTCCTGCGCTACCGCCAGCACAACAACCACATGGAGTTCCGGCGCCTGCAGGACCTGCCCATG GATGACATGATGGAGGACACCCCTCTCTCCCTCTACAGCTACTAG
- the LOC103815174 gene encoding mucin-5AC-like isoform X3 — MEGTRRALLCLAAACCLLCALPAEGQKTAEALVSLSPFPSTVLTSLQPREASDVSPVTAAIPQTGLEKNLTAATLSATGAHATEVDDAFIPTTPMAGSKAERLQASTTASPGDIAVTHPEHDNMSLSVNSSTEIPSLTLTASTLEENQPSHEATEPFSTTEETDDASSATPTPPLNTGPATTNSSQSGLFDGQTPRPTAARSETKPGTSPVGATEESTVEPRTSSAPISTVRSTSFATASSTVTVTPLVTSSMSASTAAIPTSTPTLAQSLEPRQEKTSVLDVGDDNSELPSLAGKARADPLVITVISVFIVMVGILALVGFLRYRQHNNHMEFRRLQDLPMVPLLPSKV, encoded by the exons ATGGAGGGGACGCGGCGCGCCCTGCTCTGCCTCGCCGCcgcctgctgcctgctctgcgCCCTGCCAG CAGAGGGTCAGAAGACAGCAGAGGCCTTGGTGTCACTGTCGCCTTTTCCTAGCACAGTGCTAACCTCGCTTCAGCCCAGGGAAGCCTCTGACGTCAGTCCAGTGACTGCTGCCATTCCTCAGACAGGCCTGGAGAAAAACCTGACTGCTGCAACACTCAGTGCCACGGGGGCCCACGCTACAGAGGTGGATGATGCCTTCATCCCCACCACCCCCATGGCAGGCTCCAAGGCAGAGAGACTGCAGGCTTCTACCACTGCCAGTCCTGGGGACATCGCAGTTACACATCCTGAGCATGACAACATGAGCTTGTCAgtcaacagcagcactgaaatccCCTCCCTTACCTTGACTGCGAGCACTCTGGAAGAAAACCAGCCCAGCCATGAAGCCACAGAACCTTTCAGCACAACTGAAGAAACAGATGATGCCAGCAGTGCAACCCCCACGCCTCCTCTGAACACTGGGCCGG CAACAACTAACAGCTCTCAGTCAGGGCTTTTTGATGGGCAGACCCCGAGGCCCACAGCAGCAAGGTCTGAAACCAAGCCAGGAACGAGCCCTGTGGGTGCCACAGAGGAGAGCACTGTGGAGCCCAGAACTTCCTCTGCTCCCATCTCCACTGTACGGAGCACGTCCTTCGCTACTGCCTCCAGtacagtgacagtgacaccccTTGTGACCAGCTCCAtgtctgccagcacagctgccatcCCCACCAGCACGCCCACACTGGCACAGTCATTGGAGCCCAGGCAAGAGAAGACTTCTGTGTTGGATGTTGGTGATGATAATTCAG AGCTCCCCAGTTTGGCTGGTAAAGCGAGGGCTGACCCCTTGGTAATCACTGTGATCTCCGTGTTCATTGTCATGGTGGGCATCCTGGCCCTGGTGGGCTTCCTGCGCTACCGCCAGCACAACAACCACATGGAGTTCCGGCGCCTGCAGGACCTGCCCATG GTCCCTCTCCTTCCATCCAAGGTTTGA
- the LOC103815174 gene encoding mucin-5AC-like isoform X1, protein MEGTRRALLCLAAACCLLCALPAEGQKTAEALVSLSPFPSTVLTSLQPREASDVSPVTAAIPQTGLEKNLTAATLSATGAHATEVDDAFIPTTPMAGSKAERLQASTTASPGDIAVTHPEHDNMSLSVNSSTEIPSLTLTASTLEENQPSHEATEPFSTTEETDDASSATPTPPLNTGPATTNSSQSGLFDGQTPRPTAARSETKPGTSPVGATEESTVEPRTSSAPISTVRSTSFATASSTVTVTPLVTSSMSASTAAIPTSTPTLAQSLEPRQEKTSVLDVGDDNSELPSLAGKARADPLVITVISVFIVMVGILALVGFLRYRQHNNHMEFRRLQDLPMDDMMEDTPLSLYSY, encoded by the exons ATGGAGGGGACGCGGCGCGCCCTGCTCTGCCTCGCCGCcgcctgctgcctgctctgcgCCCTGCCAG CAGAGGGTCAGAAGACAGCAGAGGCCTTGGTGTCACTGTCGCCTTTTCCTAGCACAGTGCTAACCTCGCTTCAGCCCAGGGAAGCCTCTGACGTCAGTCCAGTGACTGCTGCCATTCCTCAGACAGGCCTGGAGAAAAACCTGACTGCTGCAACACTCAGTGCCACGGGGGCCCACGCTACAGAGGTGGATGATGCCTTCATCCCCACCACCCCCATGGCAGGCTCCAAGGCAGAGAGACTGCAGGCTTCTACCACTGCCAGTCCTGGGGACATCGCAGTTACACATCCTGAGCATGACAACATGAGCTTGTCAgtcaacagcagcactgaaatccCCTCCCTTACCTTGACTGCGAGCACTCTGGAAGAAAACCAGCCCAGCCATGAAGCCACAGAACCTTTCAGCACAACTGAAGAAACAGATGATGCCAGCAGTGCAACCCCCACGCCTCCTCTGAACACTGGGCCGG CAACAACTAACAGCTCTCAGTCAGGGCTTTTTGATGGGCAGACCCCGAGGCCCACAGCAGCAAGGTCTGAAACCAAGCCAGGAACGAGCCCTGTGGGTGCCACAGAGGAGAGCACTGTGGAGCCCAGAACTTCCTCTGCTCCCATCTCCACTGTACGGAGCACGTCCTTCGCTACTGCCTCCAGtacagtgacagtgacaccccTTGTGACCAGCTCCAtgtctgccagcacagctgccatcCCCACCAGCACGCCCACACTGGCACAGTCATTGGAGCCCAGGCAAGAGAAGACTTCTGTGTTGGATGTTGGTGATGATAATTCAG AGCTCCCCAGTTTGGCTGGTAAAGCGAGGGCTGACCCCTTGGTAATCACTGTGATCTCCGTGTTCATTGTCATGGTGGGCATCCTGGCCCTGGTGGGCTTCCTGCGCTACCGCCAGCACAACAACCACATGGAGTTCCGGCGCCTGCAGGACCTGCCCATG GATGACATGATGGAGGACACCCCTCTCTCCCTCTACAGCTACTAG